Proteins encoded within one genomic window of Fibrobacter sp.:
- a CDS encoding serine protein kinase PrkA: MESVIGALNNLNSKLIHRSRKPPVSFEEFLCDVVRRPSIVLRNIFQVFHDMIEYHIGEGIDEYPNDPESIHYVYYDCSRLFEEKSDRPFFADRLFANRLVNLVESMKRGAQQNKIYIFNGPPGCGKSTFLNNLLRKFESYVNSEDGMRYELVWRIDPKLFGSPSEISAFPVLEQLAAILSSERGEISGYKGVEAHVPVSADGCIEVPCPSHDNPILIIPKNLREDFLRDLFKDSPFKERLFTDREYHWIFRDKPCTFCSALYRALLNLLKNPSVVHKMVYARHYRFNRRVGEGISVFSPGDQQPRNNVVYNPAIQARLNSLLKSSTEVHYLFSRYAKTNNGVYALMDIKGHNTERFIELHNIISEGVHKVEDTEENVNSLLLAIMNPEDQKNIKEFKSFSDRIDYINIPYVMDMNTEVKIYKNTFGKQIEERFLPRVLTNFARVIISSRLTTRSEALLEWIGEARKYNLFCDDNLQLLKMEIYSGVIPPWLTEDDRKKLTAQRRRRIIAESDREGASGISGRDSIRIFNEFYSTYGKHEKLINM, translated from the coding sequence ATGGAATCTGTAATAGGCGCACTTAATAATCTAAATTCCAAACTGATTCACAGGAGCAGAAAACCCCCGGTGAGTTTTGAAGAGTTTCTGTGTGATGTAGTCCGTAGGCCCAGCATTGTCCTGAGGAACATCTTTCAGGTGTTCCATGATATGATAGAGTACCACATAGGAGAGGGTATCGATGAATATCCGAATGATCCCGAATCTATTCATTATGTCTACTATGACTGCAGCAGGCTTTTTGAGGAAAAATCCGACCGTCCGTTTTTTGCCGACAGGCTCTTTGCCAACAGGCTGGTAAATCTTGTGGAGAGCATGAAGCGCGGTGCTCAGCAGAATAAGATTTATATCTTTAATGGTCCTCCAGGCTGCGGAAAGAGCACATTTCTTAATAATCTTCTGCGTAAATTCGAATCTTATGTCAATTCAGAAGATGGGATGAGATACGAACTTGTATGGAGGATAGATCCAAAACTCTTCGGTTCTCCATCGGAGATCTCAGCATTTCCTGTGCTTGAACAGCTTGCTGCCATTCTTTCCAGTGAAAGAGGAGAGATCTCGGGGTACAAGGGTGTTGAGGCGCATGTGCCTGTGAGCGCTGACGGCTGCATAGAGGTTCCATGCCCAAGTCATGACAATCCGATTCTGATCATACCGAAAAACCTCAGGGAAGACTTTTTAAGGGACTTGTTCAAAGATTCTCCCTTTAAAGAGAGACTCTTTACTGACAGGGAATATCACTGGATCTTCAGGGACAAACCCTGCACCTTTTGCAGTGCCCTTTACAGAGCACTTTTGAATCTTCTGAAGAATCCATCGGTAGTGCATAAAATGGTCTATGCAAGGCATTATCGTTTTAACAGAAGAGTGGGAGAGGGGATAAGTGTTTTCAGTCCCGGTGATCAACAACCAAGGAACAATGTTGTTTACAATCCAGCTATACAGGCCAGACTGAACAGTCTTCTGAAAAGCTCAACTGAGGTGCACTATCTTTTTTCCAGATACGCTAAGACCAATAATGGTGTTTATGCCCTGATGGATATAAAGGGTCACAACACCGAGCGGTTTATCGAGCTGCATAATATTATAAGCGAAGGTGTACACAAGGTGGAGGACACCGAGGAAAATGTAAACTCGCTTCTCCTTGCGATCATGAATCCTGAAGACCAGAAAAATATAAAGGAATTCAAATCTTTTTCTGACAGGATAGACTATATCAACATCCCCTATGTAATGGACATGAATACAGAAGTGAAGATTTATAAGAACACTTTTGGAAAACAGATCGAGGAGCGTTTTCTGCCCAGGGTTCTTACTAATTTTGCCAGAGTGATTATCTCCTCCAGGCTGACTACCCGTTCTGAGGCTCTTCTGGAATGGATTGGTGAAGCAAGAAAGTACAATCTTTTCTGTGATGATAACCTTCAATTGCTCAAAATGGAGATCTATTCCGGTGTTATCCCTCCGTGGCTGACAGAGGATGACAGGAAGAAACTTACTGCACAGAGACGCCGCAGAATTATTGCGGAGTCGGATCGGGAGGGAGCAAGCGGGATTTCCGGAAGAGATTCCATCAGGATTTTCAACGAGTTTTACTCTACCTACGGCAAGCATGAAAAGCTGATAAACATGT